One Cricetulus griseus strain 17A/GY chromosome 5, alternate assembly CriGri-PICRH-1.0, whole genome shotgun sequence genomic window carries:
- the Degs2 gene encoding sphingolipid delta(4)-desaturase/C4-monooxygenase DES2 produces MRPDPHLKWTVLGMVLAQLLACWLVRGLSWRWLLFWSYAFGGCINHSLTLAIHDISHNTAFGTNFASRNRWFAVFANLPIGVPYATSFKKYHVDHHRYLGGDGLDVDIPTDFEGWFFCTPARKLLWLALQPLFYSLRPLYVHPKTVTRMEMLNTLVQLAVDLTIFALWGIKSIVYLLASTFLGLGLHPISGHFVAEHYMFLKGHETYSYYGPLNWITFNVGYHMEHHDFPSIPGCYLPLVRKIAPEYYDHLPQHHSWVKVLWDFVFEDSLGPYSRIKRKCKLAERPPVSPANRQS; encoded by the exons ATGCGGCCAGACCCCCACCTCAAATGGACGGTGCTGGGAATGGTGTTGGCACAGTTGCTGGCCTGCTGGCTGGTCCGGGGGCTCTCCTGGCGATGGCTGCTGTTCTGGTCTTATGCCTTTGGTGGCTGCATCAACCACTCGCTGACACTGGCCATCCATGACATCTCGCACAATACTGCCTTTGGCACAAACTTTGCTTCCCGGAACCGCTGGTTTGCTGTCTTTGCTAATCTGCCCATTGGTGTACCCTATGCCACATCCTTCAAAAAGTACCACGTGGACCACCATCGTTACCTGGGCGGCGACGGGCTGGATGTGGACATTCCCACGGACTTTGAAGGCTGGTTCTTCTGTACACCGGCCCGCAAGCTGCTCTGGTTGGCACTGCAACCCTTATTCTACTCTCTGCGGCCACTCTATGTACACCCCAAGACGGTGACCCGTATGGAGATGCTCAACACCCTGGTGCAGCTGGCAGTCGACCTGACCATATTTGCCCTCTGGGGGATCAAATCCATAGTTTACCTTCTAGCCAGCACCTTCCTGGGCTTGGGCCTCCACCCTATCTCTGGCCACTTTGTGGCTGAGCATTATATGTTCCTGAAGGGCCATGAGACTTACTCCTACTATGGACCCCTCAACTGGATCACCTTCAATGTGGGCTACCATATGGAGCATCACGACTTCCCCAGCATCCCTGGTTGCTACCTGCCACTG GTGCGGAAGATTGCCCCTGAGTACTATGACCACCTGCCACAGCACCACTCCTGGGTGAAGGTGCTCTGGGACTTTGTGTTTGAGGACTCTCTGGGACCCTACTCCAGGATTAAGCGCAAGTGTAAGCTGGCAGAGAGACCGCCTGTGAGCCCTGCCAACCGGCAGTCCTGA